A window of the Candidatus Bathyarchaeia archaeon genome harbors these coding sequences:
- a CDS encoding universal stress protein — protein MPKSFFQKILLAVDGSETSLQAEELSVMFAKKFQSKVTAVHAVPEQLLDLGAKTPTDIPKAVLSEVSEWFVTKGEDVLKNTQALFQEEGVKIEARLAHGDPAENIITLAAKEKFDLIIAGTRGETEAELYSLGSTAEKISRHAECSVLVVKEKSSISKILVGFDGSEKAQIGLKHAVHLAQKLDAEITVVNVQERRLFEPKPAIAQKLGKRILLQAAAELKGVDARQRLEFGNPAEGIIELANKENFDLIVVGSRGLSRAKRFLLGSVSDDVAHHSRCSVLIAR, from the coding sequence GTGCCAAAAAGCTTTTTTCAGAAGATTCTCTTAGCTGTTGATGGTTCAGAAACCAGCCTTCAAGCTGAAGAACTCTCTGTGATGTTCGCCAAGAAATTCCAGTCAAAGGTCACAGCGGTCCACGCCGTTCCTGAACAGCTTTTGGACCTCGGTGCCAAAACACCTACAGATATTCCGAAAGCTGTTCTAAGCGAGGTCTCAGAGTGGTTTGTCACCAAGGGAGAAGATGTTCTGAAGAACACTCAAGCGTTGTTTCAGGAAGAAGGCGTTAAAATAGAGGCTAGATTGGCGCATGGCGATCCGGCGGAGAACATCATCACTTTAGCTGCAAAGGAGAAATTTGATCTGATCATTGCGGGGACCCGTGGGGAAACAGAAGCAGAACTCTATTCACTGGGAAGTACAGCTGAGAAAATATCGAGACATGCCGAGTGCTCGGTCTTGGTTGTCAAAGAAAAAAGCAGTATTTCTAAGATCCTTGTCGGTTTTGACGGTTCCGAGAAAGCCCAGATAGGTCTCAAACATGCTGTTCATCTGGCTCAGAAGCTGGACGCCGAAATCACAGTTGTGAATGTGCAGGAGCGCCGCCTTTTCGAACCTAAACCTGCAATTGCTCAAAAGCTTGGAAAACGCATCTTGTTACAGGCCGCTGCTGAGCTTAAAGGAGTTGATGCAAGGCAGAGGTTGGAGTTTGGAAATCCGGCTGAAGGAATCATCGAACTCGCGAATAAAGAGAATTTTGACCTTATTGTCGTTGGAAGCAGAGGCTTGAGTCGCGCGAAAAGATTTTTGTTAGGCAGCGTAAGCGATGACGTTGCCCATCATTCACGTTGTTCAGTCCTGATCGCTAGATGA
- a CDS encoding adenine phosphoribosyltransferase has product MDLKSKIRRIPEFKGVVFWDITTLLKDKDAFKECIRKLASHYRGKHVDVVVSSEARGFIIGGALAYELGAGFVPIRKKGKLPYKAVSLTYKKEYEADTIEMHEDAVKPGQKVLLIDDLLATGGTIKANAELVEKLGGKIVGIGFLIELGYLHGREALGNKYDVFSIINFETTAG; this is encoded by the coding sequence ATGGACCTCAAATCGAAGATTAGGAGAATACCTGAGTTCAAAGGCGTCGTCTTCTGGGACATAACCACCCTCCTCAAAGACAAAGATGCCTTCAAAGAATGCATCAGGAAGCTGGCTAGTCACTACAGAGGTAAACACGTTGACGTTGTGGTGTCGAGTGAGGCACGAGGCTTTATAATTGGAGGCGCACTAGCCTACGAGCTCGGAGCTGGCTTCGTTCCGATACGGAAGAAGGGAAAATTACCGTACAAAGCGGTCAGTCTGACGTACAAGAAGGAATATGAAGCAGACACCATAGAAATGCACGAGGACGCTGTCAAGCCAGGTCAAAAAGTCTTACTTATCGATGATCTGCTTGCCACAGGCGGCACGATTAAAGCTAACGCTGAACTTGTCGAGAAACTCGGCGGCAAAATCGTTGGCATAGGCTTCCTGATAGAATTGGGCTACCTCCACGGGAGAGAAGCTTTAGGCAACAAATACGATGTTTTCTCGATCATAAACTTTGAAACAACCGCAGGATGA